The proteins below are encoded in one region of Solidesulfovibrio fructosivorans JJ]:
- the ybeY gene encoding rRNA maturation RNase YbeY gives MIGVARGPIQPELPVSRRELAALCRRILAALDLPGRDFDLRLVGDAEMARLNSDYLGLCGPTNVLSFPADDPDRPDYLGEMAVSRDTAAREAFLYGQDPTEHLTRLLAHGFLHLAGFDHGPLMDGLTEAACQAVAEADEADASPARPRT, from the coding sequence ATGATCGGAGTGGCGCGCGGGCCCATCCAACCGGAACTCCCCGTCTCGCGCCGGGAGCTCGCCGCGCTTTGCCGGCGCATCCTGGCCGCCCTGGACCTTCCGGGCCGCGACTTCGACCTGCGGCTGGTGGGCGACGCGGAAATGGCGCGGCTCAACAGCGACTACCTGGGCCTTTGCGGCCCGACCAACGTCTTAAGCTTCCCGGCCGACGATCCCGACCGGCCGGACTATCTCGGGGAAATGGCCGTCAGCCGCGACACGGCCGCGCGCGAGGCCTTTCTCTACGGCCAGGACCCGACGGAGCATCTCACCCGGCTTCTCGCCCACGGCTTTCTGCATCTGGCCGGGTTCGACCACGGGCCGCTCATGGACGGGCTGACCGAAGCGGCCTGCCAGGCCGTTGCGGAAGCCGACGAGGCCGATGCCAGCCCGGCACGGCCACGGACATGA